The DNA segment ATTTAGCCCCGCGACAGGAAGAGCTAATATTGGTTAATTATAAATAATAGCTGTTTTAAATATTTGCAAATCGTGGAGTTACAAACTTAAAGCGTTTTTCAACATGGATGTTGTGTATGCCGTGAACGCAAGGAAGCATAAGAACGGTCCATGGCCAAGCCCTCCCTTTGCGCCATCCATTAAGGTTACAAACTTAAAGCCATCCATGGCAGTTTGCATTCCTTCATCCCTGAAGTAAAAACAAAAATTGCTCCATGCATTTTTGTCATATAGGCCATCCTTGGCCAAAAAAAAAGGCTAAACTCTAAGAGTTTAGCCCTTTTCAAAAATATGTAGTTAAGAAACTAAAGTTTCATCGCCGGCGTTAAGTGCGGACGAATGTCCGTTAAAATTTCTTTTAATAAACGTGGGCTAGCGGCAACAATATTGCCGTTTTGTGAGTGATTATGGCCACCGACAAAATCTGTTACTAAACCACCAGCTTCAATAACCAGTAGTTCACCTGCAGAAGTATTCCAAGGCTTAAGGCCAAGTTCAAATAAACCGTCCATTCGACCAGCTGCTATATAAGCTAAATCTAATGATGGACAACCGGCACTGCGAATATCTGCAGCTTTACTAAATAATGCCTGGTACATGCCAAAGTATGCGTCACTGCTTGCTTTTTGTTTGTACGGAAGAGCAGTTGCTAAAATAGTACCTGCTAATTCTTTATGAGCTTTAATTCGAATTCGTGAACTGTTTAGCTGTGCGCCTTTACCACGGCTTGCTGTGAATAATTCACCACGGATTGGATCATAAATAACAGCTTGGTCTAATTTCCCTTTAACTTTCAGGGCAATAGAAACAGAAAAGTGAGGAATGCCTTTAACAAAATTAGCGGTACCATCGATAGGATCGATGATCCATTGGTAGTCAGAATCTTTGCCTGGCAAAACACCACATTCTTCACCTACGATAGAATGTTCAGGATACGATTTTCGTAACGTATCAATAATAATTTGTTCTGCTTCCAGATCGAAATTTGTAACAAAATCAAATTTACCTTTTGCTTCAACAACAACTTTATCAGTATTTTCGAAAGCACGAGCAACAACAGAACCAGCGGCACGCGCAGCGCGTATCGCGATATTAAGCATCGGATGCATAATGACTACCCTAATTTTAAAAAGAACAATTTAAACCGTTACTCCCGACAGGAGCAACAAAACGGCGCGCAGTATACCAAAAGACAACAACAAAAGCGAACCAAAGCTAAAATTGTATTATTAAGAATTATTTATAGTTCAAAAATGTACGATTGCCAGTTAAACCTTAGATAAAAACTAGCTTACAGCAGGTTAACTCAATATAAACAAAATATATTTCTAATAAATAAATGAACTAAGCCAATTAGATAAATTGATCTTTTTTGTAAAGAATTCATGCTATTTTATGCTACATATTCTCTACACTTTCGCCTTACATGTGTTAAAATCGCGGAAAATTGAACATCAAAGAAAAACACATGTTAGATAACGTACGTATAGTTTTAGTAAATACTTCTGATTGTCGCAATATGGGCTCTGCCGCCCGTGCAATGAAAACCATGGGCCTTAAAAATTTGGTCTTGGTCGATCCAAAAGAAATGCCAAATGGGCAAGCGCAAGCTTTGGCAGCTGGCGCTACAGATGTACTTGCCAACGCTAAGGTCGTTGCAACAATGAAAGAAGCCATTGAAGATTGTGGTCTTGTCGTTGGTACCAGTGCTCGATCACGTACATTGCCTTGGCCAATGCTTGATCCAAGAAGTTGCGGCAAACAAATGTCAGAAGAGGGAAAAGAGTACCCAGTGGCGTTAGTTTTTGGTCGAGAGAGCAGTGGCTTAACTAATGATGAATTGCAATTGTGTCACTATCATGTCGCTATTCCTGCCAATCCTGAATACAGCTCTTTAAATTTGGCAATGGCAGTACAAACGTTAAGCTATGAAATAAGAATGAACTTCTTAGAGGCAGAGCAAGCACAGTTTGAAAAACAAGAAGTATCATCAGACTCTGCTGACGCTGAACTACAAGATGGTGAAAGTAAATATCAGCTAGTTGAAGAAACTGAGCGATTTTATGATCACTTTGAAAGTGCGATGCAAAAAACAGGGTTTATACAAGCAAAACATCCGGGCATTATCATGACAAAAGTTCGCCGTTTGTTTAACCGTGCTCGTCCAGATGGCAAAGAACTAAAAATGCTTCGTGGCATATTGGCCTCGATTGACAAATCCGTAAAAAATAAAGATTAATTAATGATGGTATATCGTTAATTACATTACGATAAACCAAACGATTAATAGGAATTACATGTTAAGCCGAATTCGAGAAGATATTAAAAGTGTGTTTGACCGCGATCCTGCGGCTAGAACCACATTTGAAGTATTAACCAATTACCCTGGGCTTCATGCCATTTGGGGCCACTGTATCTCGAACTGGTTATGGCAACGCAAACTTAAGTGGTTAGCACGCACGGTTTCTACGATATTTCGATGGTTAACTGGAGTCGAAATTCATCCCGGCGCAACTATTGGTCGCCGTTTCTTTATTGACCACGGTATGGGGATTGTTATTGGTGAAACTGCTGAAATAGGCAATGACTGTACTGTTTATCATGGTGTAACTTTGGGCGGTACCAGTTGGAATGCAGGTAAACGACACCCTACGTTAGAGAATAATGTAGTAATTGGCGCAGGTGCCAAAGTACTTGGGCCTCTGAATGTTGGTGCCAATGCACGTATAGGCTCTAACGCTGTAGTAGTAAAAGATGTACCAGAAGGTGCAACTGTTATAGGTATTCCAGGGCGTATTGTCAGCAATTCAAAAGATCCCAAAGAGAGTGAGCGTAGTAAGCTTGCCAGTAAATATGGTTTTGATGCATATGCGGTAGCAAGCGATAACCCAGATCCTGTTGCTAAAGCAATTGGTAGAGTATTAGATCATGTACAGTTGATGGACTCAAAATTGCAGGAAGTGACAAAAGCCGTTAACGAAGTTGGTGGTAAAGTATGCGAAGAAGAGTTACCACCATTACACGTTAGTGAATTTGTCGAAGATGAAAAAGCAGCTGCAGAGCGACGCAAATCTGAAAAAGAATCCTTTGATCCTACAATTTAATCTTGCCGTTTCACTAATACCCGAGTAAAATAGTCAAGTATATAGTTGACTATTATACAAGGTTAAGTAAAATGCGCCTGTATTACCAATGAGTCAACGTGGTATAGCTACCAAAATAAAACAATTATAAGTACCCAAAAGTACAATTTGGTATATAAATTTAAGGTGAAACAATGAAATTAACTTCCAAAGGGCGTTACGCAGTAACTGCAATGCTTGATGTCGCTATTCACGCCGAATCAGGGCCTGTACCTTTGGCTGACATATCTGAGCGACAGGGTATTTCATTGTCGTATCT comes from the Thalassotalea nanhaiensis genome and includes:
- the suhB gene encoding inositol-1-monophosphatase; translated protein: MHPMLNIAIRAARAAGSVVARAFENTDKVVVEAKGKFDFVTNFDLEAEQIIIDTLRKSYPEHSIVGEECGVLPGKDSDYQWIIDPIDGTANFVKGIPHFSVSIALKVKGKLDQAVIYDPIRGELFTASRGKGAQLNSSRIRIKAHKELAGTILATALPYKQKASSDAYFGMYQALFSKAADIRSAGCPSLDLAYIAAGRMDGLFELGLKPWNTSAGELLVIEAGGLVTDFVGGHNHSQNGNIVAASPRLLKEILTDIRPHLTPAMKL
- the trmJ gene encoding tRNA (cytosine(32)/uridine(32)-2'-O)-methyltransferase TrmJ; this encodes MLDNVRIVLVNTSDCRNMGSAARAMKTMGLKNLVLVDPKEMPNGQAQALAAGATDVLANAKVVATMKEAIEDCGLVVGTSARSRTLPWPMLDPRSCGKQMSEEGKEYPVALVFGRESSGLTNDELQLCHYHVAIPANPEYSSLNLAMAVQTLSYEIRMNFLEAEQAQFEKQEVSSDSADAELQDGESKYQLVEETERFYDHFESAMQKTGFIQAKHPGIIMTKVRRLFNRARPDGKELKMLRGILASIDKSVKNKD
- the cysE gene encoding serine O-acetyltransferase, encoding MLSRIREDIKSVFDRDPAARTTFEVLTNYPGLHAIWGHCISNWLWQRKLKWLARTVSTIFRWLTGVEIHPGATIGRRFFIDHGMGIVIGETAEIGNDCTVYHGVTLGGTSWNAGKRHPTLENNVVIGAGAKVLGPLNVGANARIGSNAVVVKDVPEGATVIGIPGRIVSNSKDPKESERSKLASKYGFDAYAVASDNPDPVAKAIGRVLDHVQLMDSKLQEVTKAVNEVGGKVCEEELPPLHVSEFVEDEKAAAERRKSEKESFDPTI